In Kangiella profundi, one DNA window encodes the following:
- the glpE gene encoding thiosulfate sulfurtransferase GlpE: MNMFKRISIEQTIQLMQNKEVLLADIRDPQSFAAGHMPKSKNINNQNAAEFIQESDKEKPLVVVCYHGNSSQPAAQYFAANGFKEVYSMDGGFELWKLNNPVEK, translated from the coding sequence ATGAATATGTTTAAAAGAATCAGCATTGAGCAGACCATACAACTGATGCAGAACAAGGAAGTTCTGCTAGCAGATATTCGCGACCCGCAGTCATTTGCCGCGGGACATATGCCTAAGTCAAAGAATATCAATAACCAGAATGCCGCAGAGTTTATTCAGGAATCTGACAAAGAAAAACCACTAGTTGTGGTTTGCTATCATGGTAACAGCAGTCAACCTGCGGCCCAATATTTTGCCGCTAATGGCTTTAAGGAAGTCTACAGCATGGATGGCGGTTTTGAGTTGTGGAAACTGAATAATCCGGTAGAGAAATAA
- a CDS encoding GNAT family N-acetyltransferase — translation MGISIRWRSWNGLSKKELYDLIQLRLAVFCVEQNCPYQDLDGLDKLAMHLLAYDDGKLVGYLRLFESLEQYHGLASIGRVCTESAYRGKGLARDMMQLALSYSDQNFAKNIKISAQHYLEDFYSSLDFVTVTEPYLEDGIPHIGMIRQYEDNDV, via the coding sequence TTGGGTATAAGTATTCGCTGGCGAAGTTGGAACGGTTTATCCAAGAAGGAGTTGTATGACCTGATACAGCTTCGCCTTGCTGTTTTTTGTGTGGAACAGAATTGTCCCTATCAGGATCTTGATGGTCTGGATAAACTTGCTATGCACTTACTGGCTTACGATGATGGAAAGCTGGTGGGCTATTTGCGGTTATTTGAATCACTGGAGCAGTATCATGGGCTGGCTTCAATTGGGCGGGTGTGTACTGAAAGTGCTTATCGAGGCAAAGGTCTGGCGCGAGATATGATGCAACTGGCGTTGAGTTACAGTGATCAGAACTTTGCTAAAAACATCAAAATTAGTGCGCAGCACTATCTCGAAGATTTCTACTCCAGTTTGGATTTTGTCACGGTAACGGAACCCTATCTCGAAGATGGTATCCCACATATAGGCATGATAAGACAATACGAGGATAACGATGTTTAA
- a CDS encoding putative signal transducing protein: MSLVVVETYPNTMQAHIARGLLESHGIQATILHEHSLSTYSFTIGEVPLMVDEENYIRAREILTDELPPDPIESFSA, translated from the coding sequence ATGTCATTAGTGGTTGTCGAAACTTATCCCAACACCATGCAGGCACATATCGCCCGTGGCCTTCTTGAATCTCATGGCATCCAGGCCACAATCTTGCATGAGCACTCCCTTAGTACCTACTCTTTCACTATTGGTGAAGTACCGCTGATGGTTGATGAAGAAAATTATATTCGAGCTAGAGAGATATTAACGGACGAGTTGCCACCGGATCCTATCGAGAGCTTTTCTGCATAA
- the ubiA gene encoding 4-hydroxybenzoate octaprenyltransferase gives MKLNKDKWRQYSLLMRLDKPIGTFLLLWPTLWALWIAAEGLPPLWILLVFCLGVFLMRSAGCVINDYADRDFDAHVERTRNRPLAQNRVSPREAMSLFLLLVLIAFALALTLNWFAVSLSFVAIGLAATYPFMKRYTYFPQVILGAAFAWSIPMAFAAIQNEMPLIVWVIYTSTVLWVLAYDTLYGMVDREDDLRLGLKSTAILFGEMDLVMVGVIQALFLTGMYLVGEQLEFGIYYYSSWVVAVLLVAVQMWRCRTRDRQECFNAFLNNNYVGLILFLGIVLHFQFG, from the coding sequence ATGAAATTGAATAAAGATAAGTGGCGTCAGTATTCGCTATTGATGCGGTTGGATAAGCCCATAGGGACTTTTTTGCTGTTATGGCCAACTTTGTGGGCTTTGTGGATTGCGGCTGAGGGTTTACCACCTTTATGGATTTTGCTGGTGTTCTGTCTGGGTGTATTTTTAATGCGCTCGGCGGGTTGTGTGATCAATGATTATGCTGACCGCGATTTTGATGCGCATGTGGAGCGAACTCGGAATAGACCATTGGCGCAGAATAGGGTATCGCCACGTGAAGCTATGAGCTTGTTTTTACTGCTGGTGTTGATAGCATTTGCATTAGCTTTAACCTTGAACTGGTTTGCGGTTAGTCTGAGTTTTGTAGCTATAGGTCTGGCAGCAACTTACCCTTTCATGAAGCGTTATACTTATTTCCCACAGGTAATTCTGGGCGCCGCTTTTGCCTGGTCAATTCCAATGGCGTTTGCTGCTATTCAGAATGAGATGCCTTTAATTGTCTGGGTTATCTATACCTCTACAGTATTGTGGGTTCTAGCATATGACACTCTGTATGGCATGGTCGACCGCGAGGATGATTTGCGACTGGGTTTAAAGTCTACCGCGATATTGTTTGGTGAAATGGATCTGGTGATGGTGGGTGTTATACAGGCATTGTTCCTGACAGGCATGTATCTGGTTGGAGAGCAGCTGGAGTTCGGAATCTATTATTACAGTAGTTGGGTTGTAGCTGTGTTGTTGGTTGCGGTTCAGATGTGGCGTTGTCGCACCCGTGATCGTCAGGAATGCTTCAACGCCTTCTTAAATAATAATTATGTTGGATTAATCCTCTTTTTGGGAATCGTCCTGCACTTCCAGTTTGGGTGA
- the ahpF gene encoding alkyl hydroperoxide reductase subunit F, which yields MLNNQILEALKGYTAKMQKTVTFVLQTGEHSKRNELKEFLTSFVSVSDKLQLEERDLSGQVRSPISFILEVDGNDTGIRFSGIPSGHEFNSLVLAVLQAAGSPVKLDDSLKKMVAKVQQEMNFEVFISLSCHNCPDVVQALNQFALLNPNIKTEMIDGGLFQDMIKERDIQGVPSVYMNGELFANGKVTAAELIDKLLEKDPSIAQANSDEQMPLQDVVVIGGGPAGVGAAIYSARKGLKVTLIADRIGGQVKDTMGIENLISVPKTTGPELSGALQQHLNDYDVTVKEHLRVTDIEQGDIKSVTLSSGEVIDSKTLIIATGAKWRELGIPGEKENIGNGVAYCPHCDGPFFKGKDVAVIGGGNSGIEAALDLAGIVKSVTVFEFMPELKADKVLVDQAEARDNITILRNVATKEIHSENGKVSAIEYQDRATEALHTQKLDGVFVQIGLVPNSKFLGDLVELSRFGEVVINEKCETSQPGIFACGDVTTVPYKQIVVAMGEGSKASLASFEYLLANSSRLEKMYQDHQSSQSEAA from the coding sequence ATGTTGAATAATCAAATTTTAGAAGCCTTAAAGGGCTATACCGCCAAGATGCAAAAGACGGTGACTTTCGTTTTGCAAACCGGTGAGCATTCAAAACGTAATGAACTTAAAGAATTCCTAACCAGCTTTGTCAGCGTCAGCGACAAACTGCAATTAGAAGAACGTGACCTGTCAGGTCAGGTTCGCAGTCCGATCAGCTTCATTCTTGAGGTAGACGGAAACGACACAGGCATCCGATTCTCAGGCATCCCATCTGGCCATGAGTTTAACTCTCTGGTGCTTGCTGTATTACAGGCAGCCGGAAGTCCGGTCAAGTTGGATGATTCCCTGAAAAAGATGGTGGCCAAAGTACAACAGGAAATGAATTTTGAGGTTTTCATCAGCCTCAGCTGCCATAACTGTCCTGATGTGGTTCAGGCGTTAAATCAGTTTGCGCTACTGAATCCAAACATTAAGACAGAAATGATTGATGGTGGCTTGTTCCAGGACATGATCAAAGAACGCGACATTCAAGGTGTCCCAAGTGTCTACATGAACGGTGAGCTGTTCGCTAACGGTAAAGTGACTGCCGCGGAACTGATTGATAAGTTGCTGGAAAAAGATCCGAGCATTGCCCAGGCTAATTCTGACGAGCAAATGCCTTTGCAGGACGTCGTTGTGATTGGTGGAGGCCCTGCAGGTGTTGGTGCCGCGATTTACAGCGCGCGCAAAGGCCTTAAGGTTACCCTGATTGCTGATCGCATCGGTGGTCAGGTCAAAGACACCATGGGTATCGAAAATCTGATTTCTGTGCCAAAAACGACAGGCCCTGAATTATCGGGTGCTTTACAACAGCACCTGAATGATTACGACGTTACTGTTAAAGAGCATCTACGTGTTACCGATATCGAACAAGGTGATATCAAAAGCGTGACTCTTTCGTCAGGAGAAGTGATTGACAGTAAAACGCTAATTATCGCTACTGGTGCTAAATGGCGTGAGCTAGGCATCCCCGGTGAAAAAGAAAACATCGGTAATGGAGTTGCCTACTGCCCTCACTGTGACGGCCCTTTCTTTAAAGGCAAAGATGTTGCCGTCATTGGCGGTGGTAACTCAGGCATCGAAGCGGCACTTGATTTGGCAGGCATCGTGAAGTCAGTCACTGTCTTCGAATTCATGCCCGAACTGAAAGCCGACAAGGTCCTGGTCGATCAGGCAGAAGCTCGTGACAACATCACCATTCTGCGCAATGTAGCGACGAAAGAGATTCATTCAGAAAATGGTAAAGTGTCTGCTATCGAGTATCAGGACAGAGCGACCGAAGCCTTGCATACACAAAAGTTAGACGGTGTGTTTGTGCAGATTGGACTGGTGCCGAACAGTAAGTTCCTGGGTGACCTAGTAGAGTTGAGCCGCTTCGGTGAGGTAGTGATCAACGAAAAATGCGAAACATCACAGCCGGGTATCTTTGCCTGTGGAGACGTAACTACTGTACCTTATAAACAAATCGTAGTGGCGATGGGCGAAGGATCCAAAGCCTCACTGGCATCTTTTGAATACCTGTTGGCTAACTCATCACGCCTTGAAAAGATGTATCAGGATCATCAGTCTAGCCAATCAGAAGCGGCATAA
- a CDS encoding rhomboid family intramembrane serine protease, which yields MFKDFLAQAGWMTKTLVGISILVSILTMSGTNEYTYWFAFNWNLILQGEVHRLITPIFLHFMIGAFPIHLLFNMMWLWDQGGSIEKARSAWYLLVIVLITGVASNVGEYFSSVYFGSGRSYLFGGMSGVVYGLLGFNFIRRRFDPFFPVHVHPGLMQFMLLWLVLGFTGLLGNIANAAHLVGLLSGGLLGYITAKTRAF from the coding sequence ATGTTTAAAGATTTTCTGGCTCAAGCCGGCTGGATGACCAAAACCCTAGTTGGTATCTCTATTCTGGTCAGTATTTTGACTATGTCTGGGACTAATGAATACACCTACTGGTTTGCCTTTAACTGGAATCTTATTTTACAAGGCGAAGTTCACCGACTGATTACTCCAATCTTTTTGCATTTTATGATCGGTGCTTTCCCAATTCATTTATTGTTTAACATGATGTGGTTATGGGATCAGGGTGGCTCAATTGAAAAAGCACGAAGTGCCTGGTATTTACTGGTAATAGTGCTCATTACAGGTGTCGCCTCTAATGTGGGTGAGTATTTCTCATCAGTTTATTTTGGCTCAGGAAGGTCTTATCTGTTTGGCGGAATGTCCGGTGTTGTATATGGCCTGTTAGGCTTTAACTTTATACGCCGTCGTTTCGATCCTTTCTTCCCTGTGCATGTCCATCCGGGTCTGATGCAGTTTATGTTGCTGTGGCTGGTACTTGGCTTCACTGGATTATTGGGTAACATCGCCAATGCTGCACACTTAGTCGGACTATTGAGTGGCGGCCTGTTAGGTTACATCACGGCAAAAACGCGAGCATTTTAG
- a CDS encoding hydrogen peroxide-inducible genes activator, with protein MISFKQLTYALAAAETLHFKKAADKCHVSQSALSTALSQLEEQLGVQIFERDNKKVLVTPIGQEVLARAAEIVAQVNSLQNLSSSLKEPLSFPLSVGVIPTIAPYLLPKMFPTLNKRFPNAELRIVEEQSHVLVEKVRKGELDTAILALPYECEGLLTLEFWQEDFFWVTLKGDRYSQQKEITSDEMMHSNLMLLKEGHCLKDHILDACKLSEEETEHGFGATSLNTLIQMVLGKLGTTLIPEMALEQLISQNKELTAVHLKEPGPHRRIAFIIRPNFTRLSSVEALKDVCKDALAGKRG; from the coding sequence ATGATTTCCTTCAAACAGCTAACCTATGCACTGGCAGCAGCGGAAACACTTCATTTCAAGAAAGCTGCCGATAAATGCCATGTCAGTCAGTCGGCATTAAGTACGGCGCTCAGCCAGCTGGAAGAGCAACTGGGCGTTCAGATCTTTGAACGAGATAATAAAAAGGTGCTGGTAACGCCCATAGGGCAAGAAGTATTAGCAAGGGCAGCAGAGATTGTGGCGCAGGTGAACTCTTTACAGAACCTGTCCTCCAGCCTTAAAGAGCCATTGAGTTTTCCACTGTCCGTTGGAGTCATCCCAACCATAGCACCCTATCTGTTACCCAAAATGTTTCCGACCCTGAATAAGCGTTTCCCCAATGCAGAGTTGCGTATTGTAGAAGAGCAGTCGCACGTTCTAGTGGAAAAGGTCAGAAAAGGGGAGCTTGATACCGCAATTCTTGCTTTACCTTATGAATGTGAAGGCTTACTGACCCTGGAGTTCTGGCAGGAGGATTTTTTCTGGGTAACCCTTAAAGGCGACAGATACAGTCAGCAGAAAGAAATCACCAGTGATGAAATGATGCACAGCAACCTAATGTTGTTGAAAGAAGGCCATTGTCTTAAAGACCATATTCTGGATGCCTGCAAATTAAGTGAAGAAGAAACCGAGCATGGCTTCGGGGCAACCAGCTTGAATACCCTGATTCAAATGGTACTGGGCAAGCTGGGAACCACTTTGATTCCTGAAATGGCATTGGAGCAGCTGATTTCACAGAATAAGGAATTAACAGCGGTCCATCTGAAAGAACCCGGCCCGCATAGACGCATTGCCTTTATTATTCGCCCTAATTTCACCCGACTATCGAGCGTGGAAGCGTTAAAGGACGTGTGCAAAGATGCTCTGGCCGGCAAGAGGGGTTAG
- the ahpC gene encoding alkyl hydroperoxide reductase subunit C translates to MALINTEIKPFKATAFKNGEFVEVSNKDIEGKWAVFFFYPADFTFVCPTELGDLADHYEELQSRGVEVFSVSTDTHFTHKAWHETSDTIGKIKYGMIGDPTGEITRNFDVMREGQGLADRGTFVVDPDGVIQVMEITAEGVGRDAEELVRKIKAAQYVRNNPGQVCPAAWKEGEETLAPSLDLVGKI, encoded by the coding sequence ATGGCACTTATTAACACTGAAATTAAACCATTCAAAGCAACTGCTTTTAAAAATGGTGAGTTTGTTGAAGTTTCTAACAAAGATATCGAAGGCAAATGGGCAGTATTTTTCTTCTACCCAGCTGACTTCACATTCGTATGTCCTACCGAGCTAGGCGACCTGGCTGATCATTACGAAGAACTGCAAAGCCGTGGCGTAGAAGTATTCTCAGTATCTACTGACACACACTTCACTCACAAAGCATGGCATGAAACTTCAGACACTATTGGCAAAATCAAATACGGAATGATCGGTGACCCAACAGGTGAAATCACTCGTAACTTTGACGTTATGCGTGAAGGCCAAGGCCTTGCCGACCGCGGTACATTCGTTGTTGATCCTGACGGCGTTATCCAAGTCATGGAAATCACTGCTGAAGGTGTTGGACGTGATGCTGAAGAGCTAGTACGTAAAATCAAAGCTGCTCAGTATGTACGCAATAACCCTGGTCAGGTTTGCCCAGCAGCCTGGAAAGAAGGTGAAGAAACACTTGCTCCTTCATTAGACCTGGTAGGCAAAATCTAA
- a CDS encoding chorismate--pyruvate lyase family protein: MNFNNWQNADDAAIKELPFYIAEWLAEFGSLTEKLSRYVEQVKLDVLHEGIGILTADEASALQSKEASCQVREVVLFGPDKPWIFARTCMPFTSKHLIERLGNKPLGSILFSDEELRRQFLQVCQLEESNPLYQSASSYLEKENMLVNGEQPTLWARRSLWKKKDSNDGMLVCEVFLPDAPLYR, from the coding sequence ATGAATTTTAATAACTGGCAAAATGCAGATGATGCTGCAATAAAAGAGCTCCCTTTTTATATTGCAGAATGGCTGGCGGAATTTGGTTCCTTAACTGAAAAGTTATCGCGCTATGTGGAGCAGGTGAAACTTGATGTGTTGCATGAAGGAATCGGCATCTTAACCGCAGACGAAGCTAGTGCATTGCAATCTAAAGAAGCAAGTTGCCAGGTAAGGGAAGTCGTGCTCTTTGGTCCTGATAAACCCTGGATATTTGCACGAACCTGCATGCCTTTTACCAGCAAACACTTAATTGAAAGACTCGGCAATAAGCCATTGGGTAGCATATTGTTTTCTGACGAGGAGTTAAGACGGCAGTTTTTGCAGGTGTGCCAGCTGGAAGAATCCAATCCGCTATATCAAAGTGCTAGCAGTTATTTAGAAAAAGAAAACATGTTAGTAAATGGAGAGCAACCAACATTGTGGGCAAGACGTTCACTTTGGAAGAAAAAAGATAGCAATGATGGGATGTTGGTGTGTGAGGTTTTTTTGCCGGATGCGCCTTTGTATCGATAG